In the genome of Drosophila kikkawai strain 14028-0561.14 chromosome 2R, DkikHiC1v2, whole genome shotgun sequence, the window TCGCAGGTGCACTCGAACCAGTAAAGCTCTTTGAGACGTGCCTGCCGATCCGAGCGCTCATCTTGAGTGTATATTGGACCATAATTCTCATTGATGGGCAGGCCAGCTTCAATCGGCCGAACGCTGTTGATGTGGATGGTGGTTCCACGGAAATACCTAACCACTCCAGGATCACAAGAGTGATTGAACAGGGCCAAGGTGGGATAGATGGCTCCGCCAATGAAGATGGACTTCTCGCGTTTAGTGGAGCTAAACTTGTGGAGTTCAGCCACCTCGTGGGTGTTAAACTGAATGAACTGCAGACTGCGCAGGACCAAAGAGCAAATGGCTTTAACTTCATCCGGTTTGGGTTCAGAGCCAAAGTAGCCGCTGGCTTGAAGACAACGAGTCAGGAAACGGGCCATGAGGACATGCTGGAAGAAGTTAGAGGGCTGCCTTTCACCCTGATGCCTCTCCAACTGAGCCACTCGGCGGAAGTCGTCCTTGGGGAGGCTGTGAAAGATGGATTTATAATAAGTTTTTAGAAGATTAAAAGAAAGTCCCACCTTATCAGCTCCTCTGGCTTTAATTCCTCATCTATGGTGGGCtttaatttcaagaaataATCCAAGGGTTTGCTGGCAAATATCCTCAAGGCAATATGATTATTTATAGAGGCACCCGATCGCCAGATAATGGGCACTATACCACACTCGTATTTATGATACTTCTTAGAGGCCTCATGGCGGCATTGCTCGGAGCAATAGATGACATCGGCACAATGAGGACAGGCCACGGGAACCACAGTCCTGGAAACATAATAAGTAACTAAAggatcaaaaaaaaaaaacattcaaaATATTACCTCACAAAGCAATTCTCGCAATGAGTCTTGGCAAACTTCTCCAGGAGAACGGAGACAAAAGGTcgctccaccagcagctcctcgCCGGCCTTGACATCCGCTGAGGCTCGGGCAAAACGACCCTCCTGACGATTCTGATCAATCCTCACCAATGGACTCACAAACTCATTCTCCAAAGGCATAGGCTGAGCCACATCCAAGGCCACCTTACGCTTTTGCTGCTTGGCCTCCTGCTTGGCTGTACGTGGATCGTGTTGCAGCATCTTGATCATGGTCATGGCATCCAGACTAAGCTTGGAACGCTTGTCGGAGGTGAGAGTAGAGTCATCCATGGCGGTGATGCATTTTCTATACAGGGAAAATAaggaatataatttatatatattttatagatattaAAGAAGATCTAAACTCACTTGAACGCCTCAATAGTATGAGGATAATCCTTGAGAGCCATGTAGCAACGCGCCTGACGTTCGTATAATTTGTAGATCAAGTCCTTGGGATAGCCCAGATCTAAGGCTCTTTTGATGTCAACTAGACATTctctgaaaaatataataagaagGAGGCCAAAGATTAaggataaaatatatacactctACCCCAAGAAATCCCTTAAGAAACTCCTGAGTAAACCTCATTCCTTGGTTACTTACTGATATTTCTGCATGTGATACAAGGTTGCCGAGCGATTGGCCAAAACAATGCGTATTTCTGCcactgaaaaaataataaataaaatgaaacaaatttaaatacattttcgaaattcccaaattaaaaataataacccACCATTTTCTTTGGGCAATGTCACATAGCTCCTGGTATATAACATCATAGCCTCTAGCCACTTCTTTCCCTTGAAGGCAGCGGTGGCCCTTTCCTTGATCTCCGCCGCCAGAGATGCGTTCTTGCCGGTGAATTCCTGGTTCACTACCAGGTTGGCATCCCCCTTTTGCACCCAGGCCAGCTGGTCCACATAGGCCACGCGCTCCTCATCGCTCCCGCAGGCGGCTAACTTGGCTATGTCCGTCTCACAGGCAGCTCCAGCCTCCTCCTTGAGCTTCAGATAGTATTCGGCAAAGAATCCCGGCTTCTGGCTGAGTGgagttttcatattttctcaCTTATTTTAactcaaaaattatgcaagTTTATAGAAGAATTGAATAGAATTTTTCTATGTTTTTCCTTTGCGGTACACTCAGCCAGAAAACTGCAGAAGAACTGATTGGGGGAAAATGCGACAGCGTGTGGCAGCTTTTTcggggttttatttttagaaaaaaagaGTATAGCAGCCAAGCAGGAAGAGAAGAAATcaaaagatatatagagagaAGAAAGCACCAAGAGAAAGAGCAAGCGATCGGGGTTTGTTTACTAACAAAACTAGCCGCCAACTAgcaagtgtttgtttaaatatgtatatagtttCAGGCTATATTTACCAAATAGGGAAACGATTTTTTaactaattacaaattaaatgtaatttggcaatcaattaaaaaatgtcaAAGTTTTTCAGATCTATTTCTTGATCTTATTGCTAACTGCAAGATAATAGATAGATAATTTTCGGTTTCTctgcttaaattgtttaaaagtttaaaatatattcataccATAACTAAAACTCCAactataaatttatgaaaaaatactttttaaaggtTACAaagttgtaaaaaataaataaagattaaaaaaaaaaaacatataaaaaattaaataaaaaaataaaccatttAAGATCTCTTTCGTCTGCCTCCTGTGAGGATTGAACTCACGACCCCTGGTTTACAAGACCAGTGCTCTGCCACTGAGCTAAAGAGGCTTGGCAAGGCGGCCGGCAAAAGCGAAACTCGAAGGCAGCGGCCTTTCGCTCGTTCGCTCTTTCTCTGTTGCGtcgctgttattgttgctgtgcCGCGGGTGGTTCGAAGAGTTGGAAGATAGGAAATTCTTCAATTATAATTACCGCGGGGCACTTTAAGAAATTGGCTCCATGACAAAGGAAATTAAGGCCTAGTGCTATCTCCGGCACATCGGCAGCTGCTCCCAGCTAATGAAGACAAGTCGAAGTTCGCCTTCATGTGGCAATTTGTTCTGGGTAAATTGTGGGGGGACTTGCACTAGGGAACTATAACTAGGCTTGTTCTATATATCCAAAACACAACTGTACCGTAGTGCAGCTTGAAAATCCGTTTCCCATATCGAATTACCCCGAAACCATTGTTCTTTCAGCCCTTTCGCCATTTAAGTTATATGCAAATCCGTTTCGGGGCAAGAAAGAAAAGGTGAAATGCGTAAATTACAGTGTCAACATTACAACGCCCACTTTGGGTTTATGTTTGAGTAAAAAATTTGAATCGCTTCCATCTCTCCTTTTGGGGTGTCCCGCCGTGAAAATGCATTATGCGAAACCCAATACCTGGACTTAGGGGTGCATATTATGTTGTACAAGTATGTAAATTTCCCTAAGCTGTTGAATCCGCGCCCCGCTTTTGACTTTCGGTATTTgtaaactcttttttttttttgttcttggcTGTATCCTTTTTGGGGTTGTTGGTTGGCAGTGTTGGAAAGCGTTTTGAGAACTGACAACTGGACATGACAGCTAGGTTGCTCGGGTATGTCCTGTCCTGTCATCAATCACGGCAAGGGGTGtacaaaaacaatgtaatCATCAGGGCTTACATCGAGGCAGCTGTCACTTGTACACTCCACTGTAGTACAGTAGAGTCAGCCGTGCCACTCAAAAGGATGCCCCCGTGTGTGGTGGTCCTTGATTGAACATTGTCAATACTCGTAATCGCACTGTTTATGGGCTGTCATCCCGAGCGCAAAATATTTATCACTCTGCCGGTGAGGATGCACAATCCTTCGGATGTAACTTCGGGCAACAACCCCTAATCATCGAGGCATTGTTTAAATGCAGTCGGGGATTTGATCGAAAATGCATTTCGAATCGCTTTCGTCCAGATTTTTGACCCTACGATGGTCACTGGCAAATGCAAATcccaaatgcaaatgcaaattcatGCGGAATAAACGTTGCATTTTCCCCTTGATAATGCCCGCCGGttaattatagtttattttgtGATTTCCTCCTACCCCTGTCCACCACTTTTTTTCCCTCTATTCTCTATAGTTCTCTACAAACACACatactatatttttatttccgttgcatttgcgtttttgtttgcctttgatACCCTTCAAAAGAAGGGTGTGTGTGTCACTCaaactcttttttttggcTCAATTATTTATGTCTGTTTGCCTTTCTCCCTTTACAAGATCAATATTTGTCAAATCGTCTGATGATAGTTCAGTTATTGACTcgaaaaattgatttataattgttgttaaatgttgttttttgttttcgatttttaaaggGTAAATATTGAAGATATTGGGAGGTAGTATATGactataacaagaaagaaagctaactttggccagccaaagtttgtatacccttgcaggtaacaattaaaatatatcataactaagccaaaaatgcattaatttcgattcggaaagcagttttgtgttagtttttattaatttaaaaatgctgcataccaaatttaaaattttaagaaatcaaaattttttgccatttttgctaattttaatgatgtaaccccttatcaaatttcgcaaaaatggccaaaaaatcgatttcttccggacatatctagaaagattcccctgttgatgctgatcaagaatatatatggtttatggggtcggaaatgattccttgacttagaaaaatattattttgtattataaaatcggattttttatattaaaaaacttcttgatttttttttaaattaaaaatattataactcggccaaaagagcattaattttaaatcggaaaactgttctgtgcaagattttttacagttaaaaaatcatttaaaaattttgaaaattcaattttttttcaaaatcaaaaattttaatgatgtaaccccttataaaattttgcaaaaatgcccaaaaaatcgatttcttcctgacatatctagaaagattcccctgttgatgctgatcaagaatatatatactttatagggtcggaaacgtctccttcactgcgttgcaaacttctgactgaaattaccgtgcaagggtataaaaaagggtgaaaaatctaaaaattttaagaaaaataatgaattttttgtattttaaaattgttttaaatgtaataaaacgcttggtaatatttattgatttatttataggcatttataactttatttaaattattaaagtaaaaattctGATATTAGAAATGTCTTGCATAATTATTTATCGTCCTTATATtaccttaaaataatttattatttatgtaatttcaatatttactatttaagACACccaaattttcttaaaaatttacccttattaatttttccaaGGGTATTCCATAAACTAACTTTAACTAAGCACTCCTTTttgcgttttttatttttctatacacCAAATACTTCCGTTTTTCATCActctagtgtgtgtgtgtatcatTGTCAAGTCTTTTGTTATTagccaagtttttttttttgcattttttttgtcGCAGGTATTCATGTCAACTTGATTTGCACTGAAAACTCACAGACCGTTGGTTGTTCACAGACAACaatcaaataaaaccgaaattaattgcAGCAACTAAATTGTGTTTAGGCCAGGCTGAGCGCCTTCCtgtcgcaacaacaacaacaacaatagcaaataatatacaacaacagcaggtaaaaataattaaaaactgtcaTGCAATTcgagcaacaaaaaaattgccGCCAAAATGTCATTTTGTGGGCGAAgcatttggctttggctttcgGTTGACATTTGGGGAAAAAcgtcataaataatttataacacAAACAAAGTCTTTTGCATTTTGGCCATTGTCGTCTGTATAAAAtcttgaaaatgtattttatgaaTCTTGTACTTGATTGCCAGCTTTGAGCCTTTgctcagttttatttttatttatgagtCAAGTTggtttttatgcaaattaaagTGTGCCACTTAATTAATTGTGAACGATCGgctaaacatttaaataaattaaggccTGCGATTGATAGAAATCAAGTTGTTTTCAGTTGAGTTAAAGTTTTTCTTAGctgatttttttaagttaatggGAAGTAAAACGTTGTTAAGCGAATGTAAATCACACAAAAGATAAACCAAAGTCAACAAATTTGTGTCAATAAATTGAGTGTTGAGTTGGGGATTAGCTTGGAGATGGAATCACCTTGAATTTGTTTGGGAAAGGAAGTGTCAACAGATGGGTTTTTAGATCAAGTTAAGATAGAGCTtactataaaataatacaatctAAAAGTGATTGACATATCTTTACCCTACTTTtcaatttttagattttctttCTTGAATACTAAATACCCTTTGATCtgtcattatttttataaaaagcaggaatcaaatttcaattaaattctcCACTTGAACTTTTCTTTCTACTCTTTTccctttggtttttcttttcattaaAGTATTTCCTTGTCGATTTCCTTGGCAATTTCCTTTAACATTTCCCCTAATCAACCCATAAACCTCTTCTTCACATGAGGTCCCCCTTggtttactatattttttcaatgGAACTTTACAAAGGCCTTAATTCAATTTGAGTTCCATTAGAGCAAACGCATTGCGTGGAAAACTCTTCAGACCGAAATCagttcaaattaattaaaaaacttaaaaataataaaaatagccGAAAAGAAAGCACAAAACACGAAcatgttgttgtttatttattacaaaGGCAACAATGGAAAGTGCTTCAGCTCAAGTGGAAAACAAAAGCTAAATGaagtaaattttcaaaaaaaagaagagagggttgaaaaaaataaaatatagagtTCCCTATATAGAGAAGAGCGGCGTTGGCGGCAGCTGGCAAAAGGGAAAAGGgagcgaaaaaaaagggaaaagtggGAAAAGGGAGAAAAGGCACGTGGCAGTATCTCGATTTGGGTCGGGATCATAAGCTGTTACATCCGTAAATACAGTTACAACCTGAGATTGATGAGGGGTTGAGGATGAGATGGATGCGAAGTGACAGACTGTGACGAATGGCCTCGATCCTACCCCTAGGCTCATCCTccgatctctctctctcttttcggGATGCTAATGACGAACCATTGATGTAATGTCCTTTGCCTGTCAGCGCGTATTAGCCTCATATTTCTCTCCACTCATTctcattcatttttttatattgcaACTGCAATTTTACACTAAATCAGGCAATTTTTTACCCAATTCCCCGGGCCTTTGTTTGAGCCTGACACTTTTGTGGGATTGATTGGTAAAAAATACAGAGACATAGGGAGAATTAGTCAGCTTAGTATAGGAAATCCTTTTTTTGCGGTCTCTCTCCGCTCATTTTAATACGATTTAATGGCAATTTGagcaccttttttttttgggtaatttAAAGCCATTTCTCAGATCTTTTCAACACATTAAGAGCAGCTGTTATTCCTGAACATTTTACAGCCCAGCACGCGACAGTTGCTGGGCAGGGACTTTTCCCTAGTTTCTTTTAAACCCGCTGCGAGCAGGCAACCTCTTTGACCATATGGATCCTAATCGATTGATCATTTTCCAAGGTGGGGAGGGGGAGGGGGAAAAGAAAATTCCCTGACCCGAAGCGTGCGCCTTGTTGATTTTACGGCTGGCGAAGCGCAAAGATCGTTGATCCATTTTGCACGCACTGCTGCCTCGAAACTGAAATCGAACTGCACTCGGCTTTGGCAGATACATACGAGTATCTGgcagatatatgtacatatatgagTATCTTGCAGATGCGTGGTAATCACAATGATGATGTGAAAATACCACGATGAGGTCTTGGCTTTCAGGGGAAGCCCTTTCCAACAGGTGAAGCGCCGAAATTTCTTTGAGCCACCTCTTCTACTTCTCCCGACCCTAATTGTCATGGGCCACTGAAGCGCACGATCCGCGTCCGATCTTAATGTTGATTATCCCCTCGCCGCCTGAATGTGTGTAATTTTTGTGAAATTAATATCCGGTCGACCTGACCTTGTGTATATGCTCTGTCTGCCATTTCTCTTAATTGCGTTTGAAAGCATTTATCAGCTCGGCGACAGATCGAGAGCACACCCAACTGTGTCAACATATGTTCTTCTCCAGCTATCTATCTTTGTTCGTGTTCTCTTTCAAGATACAAAGACACCAActactatatatatgtgtgtgtaggtAGAATGCAAGCCCGGCTCTTGGTGGCAATCAGCAGTTGAAATTCGCTACTGGGTCGCCCTCAAAACGTGAGCC includes:
- the Smyd4-3 gene encoding SET and MYND domain-containing protein 4 isoform X2; this encodes MMLYTRSYVTLPKENVAEIRIVLANRSATLYHMQKYQECLVDIKRALDLGYPKDLIYKLYERQARCYMALKDYPHTIEAFKKCITAMDDSTLTSDKRSKLSLDAMTMIKMLQHDPRTAKQEAKQQKRKVALDVAQPMPLENEFVSPLVRIDQNRQEGRFARASADVKAGEELLVERPFVSVLLEKFAKTHCENCFVRTVVPVACPHCADVIYCSEQCRHEASKKYHKYECGIVPIIWRSGASINNHIALRIFASKPLDYFLKLKPTIDEELKPEELISLPKDDFRRVAQLERHQGERQPSNFFQHVLMARFLTRCLQASGYFGSEPKPDEVKAICSLVLRSLQFIQFNTHEVAELHKFSSTKREKSIFIGGAIYPTLALFNHSCDPGVVRYFRGTTIHINSVRPIEAGLPINENYGPIYTQDERSDRQARLKELYWFECTCDACIDNWPRFEDLPRDVIRFRCDAPNNCAAVIEVPPSCNDFMVKCVTCGEITNILKGLKVMQDTEMMTRTAKRLYETGEYSKALAKFIDLIRIMYDVLAPPFPDFCESQQHLKDCFLNLGNVYTLD
- the Smyd4-3 gene encoding SET and MYND domain-containing protein 4 isoform X1: MKTPLSQKPGFFAEYYLKLKEEAGAACETDIAKLAACGSDEERVAYVDQLAWVQKGDANLVVNQEFTGKNASLAAEIKERATAAFKGKKWLEAMMLYTRSYVTLPKENVAEIRIVLANRSATLYHMQKYQECLVDIKRALDLGYPKDLIYKLYERQARCYMALKDYPHTIEAFKKCITAMDDSTLTSDKRSKLSLDAMTMIKMLQHDPRTAKQEAKQQKRKVALDVAQPMPLENEFVSPLVRIDQNRQEGRFARASADVKAGEELLVERPFVSVLLEKFAKTHCENCFVRTVVPVACPHCADVIYCSEQCRHEASKKYHKYECGIVPIIWRSGASINNHIALRIFASKPLDYFLKLKPTIDEELKPEELISLPKDDFRRVAQLERHQGERQPSNFFQHVLMARFLTRCLQASGYFGSEPKPDEVKAICSLVLRSLQFIQFNTHEVAELHKFSSTKREKSIFIGGAIYPTLALFNHSCDPGVVRYFRGTTIHINSVRPIEAGLPINENYGPIYTQDERSDRQARLKELYWFECTCDACIDNWPRFEDLPRDVIRFRCDAPNNCAAVIEVPPSCNDFMVKCVTCGEITNILKGLKVMQDTEMMTRTAKRLYETGEYSKALAKFIDLIRIMYDVLAPPFPDFCESQQHLKDCFLNLGNVYTLD